Proteins from a genomic interval of Diaminobutyricimonas aerilata:
- a CDS encoding CoA-acylating methylmalonate-semialdehyde dehydrogenase translates to MHDPIPHWIGGRASAGHTEDLGPVYDPALGTVARQVRLGGSAEVDAAVAAATAAFPAWSDTSIARRTQLLFAFREKLNARSDELAAILTAEHGKVLSDAAGEIARGLEVVDFACGIAHLSKGEYSENVSTGVDVYSLRQPLGVVGIISPFNFPAMVPMWFFPIAIAAGNTVVLKPSEKDPSASIWLAELFSEVGLPDGVFNVVHGAKPAVDRLLEHPDVASISFVGSTPIAKYVYETGTSHGKRVQALGGAKNHMLVLPDADLDLVADSAVNAGFGSAGERCMAISVVVAVEPVADALVEKVTERMTRLTVGDGRRGCDMGPLVTREHRDKVASYIELAEQDGATVVVDGRGIEVDGAAEGFWLGPTLVDNVPTSSRVYTEEIFGPVLSIVRVQSYEEGVQLINEGAFGNGTAIFTNDGGAARRFQREVQVGMIGINVPIPVPVSYFSFGGWKQSLFGDAKAYGEDGVRFFTRQKAVTSRWLDPSHGGLNLGFPQNA, encoded by the coding sequence ATGCACGATCCCATTCCACACTGGATCGGCGGGCGCGCCTCCGCCGGGCACACGGAAGACCTCGGCCCCGTCTACGACCCGGCGCTTGGAACTGTCGCGCGTCAGGTGCGACTGGGTGGATCCGCCGAAGTGGATGCCGCCGTCGCCGCCGCGACCGCTGCGTTCCCGGCGTGGAGCGACACCTCGATCGCCCGCCGCACGCAGCTGCTCTTCGCCTTCCGCGAGAAGCTCAACGCGCGCAGCGACGAGCTCGCCGCGATCCTCACCGCCGAGCACGGCAAGGTGCTGAGCGACGCCGCCGGCGAGATCGCCCGCGGACTCGAGGTCGTCGACTTCGCGTGCGGCATCGCGCACTTGAGCAAGGGCGAGTACAGCGAGAACGTGTCCACCGGGGTCGATGTGTACTCCCTGCGTCAGCCGCTCGGGGTGGTCGGCATCATCAGCCCGTTCAACTTCCCGGCGATGGTGCCGATGTGGTTCTTCCCGATCGCGATCGCGGCCGGCAACACCGTGGTGCTGAAGCCGAGCGAGAAGGACCCGTCGGCGTCGATCTGGCTCGCCGAGCTGTTCTCCGAGGTCGGTTTGCCGGACGGGGTCTTCAACGTCGTGCACGGCGCCAAGCCCGCCGTCGACCGGCTGCTCGAGCACCCGGATGTCGCATCGATCTCGTTCGTCGGCTCCACGCCCATCGCGAAATACGTGTACGAGACGGGAACCTCGCACGGCAAGCGCGTGCAGGCCCTCGGCGGCGCCAAGAACCACATGCTCGTGCTGCCCGACGCCGACCTCGACCTCGTGGCGGACTCCGCGGTCAACGCCGGCTTCGGGTCGGCGGGGGAGCGGTGCATGGCGATCAGCGTCGTCGTCGCCGTCGAGCCGGTCGCCGACGCCCTCGTCGAGAAGGTGACCGAGCGGATGACGCGACTCACGGTCGGCGACGGCCGTCGCGGCTGCGACATGGGCCCGCTGGTGACCCGCGAGCACCGCGACAAGGTCGCCTCGTACATCGAGCTCGCCGAGCAGGACGGCGCGACGGTCGTGGTCGACGGCCGCGGCATCGAGGTCGACGGTGCGGCGGAGGGCTTCTGGCTCGGCCCGACCCTCGTCGACAACGTGCCGACGTCGTCGCGCGTGTACACCGAGGAGATCTTCGGACCCGTGCTCTCCATCGTGCGCGTGCAGTCGTACGAGGAGGGCGTGCAGCTCATCAACGAGGGCGCGTTCGGCAACGGCACGGCGATCTTCACGAACGACGGCGGTGCCGCGCGGCGCTTCCAGCGTGAGGTGCAGGTCGGCATGATCGGCATCAACGTGCCGATCCCGGTGCCGGTGTCGTACTTCTCGTTCGGCGGCTGGAAGCAGTCGCTCTTCGGCGACGCGAAGGCGTACGGCGAAGACGGCGTGCGCTTCTTCACGCGGCAGAAGGCGGTGACGAGCCGCTGGCTCGACCCGTCGCACGGCGGTCTCAACCTCGGCTTCCCGCAGAACGCCTGA
- a CDS encoding SRPBCC family protein — protein sequence MTEQTDTLALRLERVLPATPEEVFDAYTDAEKQKIWFSILDEEPGIVDIEVDLRVGGQQTAVWGPDADTLFRETQTFLEIDRPHRLVTESVGSTPDGETMTTHITVTFEEQDGKTLMTVVQTGFPTPEVRDFFASMAWGGAFDRIEAYLTRA from the coding sequence ATGACCGAACAGACCGACACCCTCGCACTGCGGCTCGAGCGGGTGCTCCCCGCCACCCCCGAGGAGGTGTTCGACGCTTACACCGACGCCGAGAAACAGAAGATCTGGTTCAGCATCCTCGACGAGGAACCCGGCATCGTCGACATCGAGGTCGACCTCCGCGTCGGCGGCCAGCAGACCGCCGTCTGGGGTCCGGATGCGGACACCCTGTTCCGCGAGACGCAGACCTTCCTCGAGATCGACCGCCCGCACCGCCTCGTCACCGAGTCCGTCGGCAGCACCCCGGACGGCGAGACCATGACGACGCACATCACCGTGACGTTCGAGGAACAGGACGGCAAGACCCTCATGACCGTCGTCCAGACCGGCTTCCCGACCCCCGAGGTGCGCGACTTCTTCGCCTCGATGGCCTGGGGCGGCGCCTTCGACCGGATCGAGGCCTACCTCACCCGCGCCTGA
- a CDS encoding ArsR/SmtB family transcription factor, translated as MVQQQQLDRAFAALADATRRDVLERLGRGPATLGELAEPSGMTLTGMSKHVRVLEDAGLVTTEKVGRTRQCRLGTERLDDAMAWITFYQRLWERRLDGLDAYFTLTKGTES; from the coding sequence ATGGTTCAGCAACAGCAACTCGACCGGGCGTTCGCCGCTCTCGCCGACGCGACTCGTCGCGACGTGCTCGAGCGTCTCGGTAGAGGACCTGCGACGCTCGGCGAACTCGCCGAGCCGAGCGGCATGACCCTCACCGGCATGAGCAAGCACGTGCGTGTGCTCGAAGACGCCGGGCTCGTCACCACCGAGAAGGTCGGCCGCACGCGGCAGTGCCGGCTCGGCACGGAGCGATTGGACGACGCCATGGCGTGGATCACCTTCTATCAACGGCTCTGGGAGCGTCGCCTCGACGGTCTCGACGCCTACTTCACCCTCACGAAAGGCACGGAATCATGA
- a CDS encoding cytochrome b/b6 domain-containing protein, whose translation MRRSGVVRGWRLVALVAAALAIAVVGVLAARAVLDAPALRDFFSRYPGTTERPEAAPYGFPAWLQWQHFLNAFLLVFIVKSGLQIRAKQRPPAFVTRRNTGLITTKRPPRRLGLHVWWHLVVDTLWVLNGVIYFVLLFASGQWLRLVPLTWDVIPNAISAGIQYAAFQWPLHDGWVHYNALQQLFYAATVFLAGPLALVTGLRLSPIFTQRDSWFTRRFTETAARRLHWAIMVYFLAFTVVHVTLVVTTGALRNLNAMYAGRHDESWIGLAIFAVSLVVMVLGWFVARPALLTRLAERGNDVRRMK comes from the coding sequence GTGAGGCGATCCGGCGTCGTTCGAGGGTGGCGACTGGTCGCACTCGTCGCCGCAGCGCTCGCCATCGCCGTGGTCGGAGTGCTCGCCGCCCGCGCCGTGCTGGACGCCCCGGCCCTGCGCGACTTCTTCTCCCGCTACCCCGGCACGACCGAACGGCCGGAGGCGGCGCCGTACGGGTTCCCCGCGTGGTTGCAGTGGCAGCACTTCCTCAACGCGTTCCTGCTCGTCTTCATCGTCAAGTCCGGCCTGCAGATCCGCGCGAAGCAGCGCCCACCGGCGTTCGTCACCCGCCGGAACACCGGCCTCATCACCACGAAGCGCCCGCCGCGTCGGCTCGGCCTGCACGTGTGGTGGCACCTCGTCGTCGACACGCTCTGGGTACTCAACGGCGTCATCTACTTCGTGCTGCTGTTCGCGAGCGGGCAGTGGCTGCGACTCGTGCCCCTCACCTGGGATGTCATCCCGAATGCGATCTCCGCCGGCATCCAGTACGCCGCGTTCCAGTGGCCGCTGCACGACGGATGGGTGCACTACAACGCGTTGCAGCAGCTCTTCTACGCCGCGACGGTCTTCCTCGCCGGCCCTCTCGCCCTCGTCACCGGACTTCGCCTCTCCCCCATCTTCACCCAGCGGGACTCCTGGTTCACCCGGCGGTTCACCGAGACGGCCGCCCGGCGCCTGCACTGGGCGATCATGGTCTACTTCCTCGCCTTCACCGTCGTGCACGTGACGCTCGTGGTCACCACCGGCGCACTGCGCAACCTCAACGCGATGTACGCGGGACGCCACGACGAGAGCTGGATCGGGCTTGCGATCTTCGCCGTCTCGCTCGTCGTCATGGTGCTCGGCTGGTTCGTCGCCCGTCCCGCCCTGCTCACGCGGCTCGCGGAGCGGGGCAACGACGTGCGCCGGATGAAGTAG
- a CDS encoding RraA family protein, which produces MTDDQLATAPVADAALRLGVPLGFVTPAIRPLLPGRIIAGRAEPVTHLGSVDVILEVIDDAEPGSVLVVDSGGRLDEACVGDLLALEAREAGLAGIVIWGLHRDTAQLRDIGIPVFSLGATPSGPRRVPPAGSAMRSAMLDGVRVTPGDVIVADDDGVLVVPGERWAELAELAARIQHTEQAQAERMTLGESLREQLDFADYRRRQRQDPTYTLRRHLAERGGAIET; this is translated from the coding sequence ATGACCGACGATCAGCTCGCGACCGCCCCGGTCGCCGACGCCGCTCTGCGACTGGGCGTCCCGCTCGGGTTCGTCACGCCCGCCATCCGCCCGCTGCTCCCAGGGCGGATCATCGCGGGACGCGCGGAGCCGGTCACCCACCTCGGCAGCGTCGACGTGATCCTCGAGGTCATCGACGACGCGGAGCCCGGCTCCGTGCTCGTGGTCGACAGCGGCGGACGCCTCGACGAGGCGTGCGTCGGCGACCTGCTGGCGCTCGAGGCGCGGGAGGCGGGACTCGCGGGCATCGTCATCTGGGGCCTGCATCGCGACACCGCCCAGCTGCGCGACATCGGCATTCCGGTGTTCAGTCTCGGCGCCACGCCCTCTGGTCCGAGGCGCGTTCCGCCGGCCGGTTCCGCCATGCGGTCGGCCATGCTCGACGGCGTGCGCGTGACGCCCGGCGACGTGATCGTCGCCGACGACGACGGGGTGCTCGTGGTGCCCGGGGAACGGTGGGCCGAGCTCGCGGAGCTCGCTGCGCGCATCCAGCACACGGAGCAGGCCCAGGCCGAGCGGATGACCCTGGGCGAGAGCCTGCGCGAGCAGCTCGACTTCGCCGACTACCGTCGGAGGCAGCGCCAGGACCCCACCTACACGCTGCGTCGGCATCTTGCAGAGCGCGGCGGCGCGATCGAGACCTGA
- a CDS encoding DNA-binding protein, with the protein MIKRVKDYFKDRRARKVDSALRDEPVAPAWDLTALTPEFIETEHAQYAKAIAENLKKDDVLNIALSGNYGVGKSSILGRVAEDHDGRVVELSLSTLSPIDDSEVDDSVPAQARTPTNRIQQEIVKQLLYREEPKSARASRFRRIERFSWGREVVLALMGGVVVSLAFMILGWAGTIERTLRPLLELGLWVYPIIALLAAGAIVAARALLHGRIHIRQFSAGPAAVTLDEKSVSFFDQYLDEIVYFFETSKRDIVIFEDIDRFNDSHIFETLRSLNALLNASPQIKKPIRFIYAIKDSIFDRVSLEHEKRKVDVALLEITDPAQAEVVRANRTKFFNLVIPVVPFITHRSARNLTTQILRGIEHDVSPDLIDLAGRFVPDMRLLKNVRNEFIVFRDRIFAGDGEQLKLSETQLFAMMLYKSTHLSDFEVIRLGRSKLDKLYEISRTLVSQNIRRVERELRSARMEISRRTAAKQRASRLGKLLVSRIDLMLRAGSYQRPNGYYVLEGQAVEPVQFESLEFWRKLASDEGNPTAGWYNPHYSRQRIELSRSDISALVGDALDEDAWRQADDEAESEQVRELHEQLAFLRTSDMGELMSRPDFLVDYEGTSQSLADVAEKQLTKGLAFNLIRAGYIDRNFTLYTSTFHGDRVSPAATNFIIHHVERGIMDEQFVLTAEDAEAVIRERGARSLADPALFNIAILDYLLGTNSADADIMITALARFDADSTRFLESYLSSGASREALVNELTARSPRVLNYLVADVDLDDETRIALVSACLESLATKPKQTVTEKAKAFLAANYAQLPAIASTPLPAARAERIALLFKDAGLSLPDLSRTSDVLRPAFVKLGLYEMSLSNLQAAVGDEAGLGLDQLRATHRVDVYAKALAELRGYLDAVDGHAATNRAAERFHVVIGEVHEAAPDLLERFIEGVSDESRIADVEDVPEETWAVLAAHDKFPATFSNVTRYIERIGSVDLNLAVVLASAEEITEHEDADEGAKRSLATTLISTPSTIGAILRAKLAESLKLKKYIAASELPVESGDLYPELIARDVISGTVMTYEHLASADWATRERVIAVSPKFAEWLTPELVGADLAKLLASASVTDEAKRVIIENSDEYTSAGGAAGLVEIGKAARRLGIVLSFSVVEQMANHRIGKSEVLHHLVPYLNSTSDAELFGVLNSLGGDYGQLTRFGRDKPRVPNTADNLRLLESLKQRGIVTKVEDDRNPMKVHKRYGS; encoded by the coding sequence GTGATCAAGCGAGTGAAGGACTACTTTAAGGACCGGCGCGCGAGGAAGGTCGACAGCGCTCTCCGTGATGAGCCTGTGGCTCCAGCCTGGGACTTGACCGCTCTGACGCCCGAGTTCATCGAAACTGAACACGCGCAGTACGCCAAGGCCATCGCCGAGAACCTGAAGAAGGACGATGTCCTGAACATCGCACTCTCCGGAAACTACGGCGTCGGTAAAAGCAGCATCTTGGGACGCGTGGCCGAGGATCATGACGGCCGCGTGGTGGAGCTCTCGCTGTCGACGCTTTCGCCAATCGACGACTCCGAGGTCGATGATTCGGTTCCGGCTCAGGCGAGGACGCCGACAAATCGCATCCAGCAGGAGATCGTCAAGCAGCTGCTCTACCGAGAAGAGCCGAAGTCCGCGCGGGCTTCGCGCTTCCGCCGAATCGAACGCTTCAGCTGGGGGAGGGAGGTCGTGCTCGCCCTCATGGGCGGCGTTGTCGTTTCGCTCGCTTTCATGATTCTGGGGTGGGCGGGGACGATCGAACGAACACTCCGACCGCTGCTTGAGCTGGGTCTTTGGGTGTACCCGATCATCGCTCTTCTTGCAGCAGGCGCGATCGTTGCCGCTCGCGCACTTCTTCACGGCCGGATCCACATCCGCCAGTTCTCTGCTGGCCCTGCCGCCGTGACGCTGGATGAGAAGTCGGTGTCGTTCTTCGACCAGTACCTGGACGAAATTGTCTACTTCTTCGAGACCTCGAAGCGCGACATCGTGATCTTCGAGGACATCGACCGCTTCAACGATTCACACATCTTTGAGACGCTGCGCTCTCTCAATGCGCTTCTAAACGCATCGCCGCAGATCAAGAAGCCGATTCGCTTCATCTACGCCATCAAGGACAGCATCTTCGACCGGGTGAGCCTCGAGCACGAGAAGCGGAAGGTTGACGTGGCGCTCTTAGAGATCACCGATCCGGCGCAGGCTGAGGTCGTGCGTGCGAACCGCACTAAGTTCTTCAACCTCGTCATCCCAGTCGTCCCGTTCATCACGCATCGAAGCGCGCGCAATCTGACCACGCAGATTCTCCGCGGCATCGAGCACGACGTGTCGCCAGACCTGATCGACCTCGCTGGCAGATTTGTCCCGGACATGCGTCTGCTCAAGAACGTGCGCAACGAATTCATCGTCTTCCGGGATCGGATCTTCGCAGGAGATGGGGAGCAGCTCAAACTGAGCGAGACGCAGCTGTTCGCGATGATGCTTTACAAGAGCACGCACCTCAGCGACTTTGAGGTCATTCGCCTCGGCAGGAGCAAGCTCGACAAGCTGTACGAGATCAGTCGGACGCTGGTGTCCCAGAACATTCGGCGGGTCGAACGAGAACTCCGCTCTGCTCGCATGGAGATCTCGCGACGCACAGCCGCGAAGCAACGTGCGTCGCGGCTGGGAAAGCTTCTCGTGTCGCGTATCGACTTGATGTTGCGCGCAGGGAGCTACCAAAGGCCCAATGGCTACTACGTGCTCGAAGGCCAAGCCGTCGAGCCCGTCCAGTTTGAATCACTCGAGTTCTGGCGCAAGCTCGCGAGCGATGAAGGAAATCCCACAGCTGGCTGGTATAACCCCCACTACAGCCGCCAACGTATCGAGCTGAGCAGATCCGACATATCTGCGCTCGTCGGTGACGCACTCGACGAGGATGCTTGGCGCCAAGCCGACGATGAGGCGGAGTCCGAGCAAGTGCGCGAATTGCATGAGCAGCTCGCATTCCTGCGTACATCGGACATGGGCGAACTGATGAGTCGGCCCGATTTCCTGGTCGACTATGAGGGCACCTCGCAGTCGCTCGCGGACGTGGCAGAGAAGCAGCTGACCAAGGGGCTCGCGTTCAACCTGATCCGGGCGGGCTACATCGATCGCAACTTCACGCTCTACACATCGACATTCCATGGGGACCGAGTCAGTCCGGCGGCCACGAACTTCATCATCCATCACGTTGAGCGCGGGATCATGGACGAGCAGTTTGTCCTAACAGCCGAGGACGCAGAGGCAGTGATCCGCGAGCGCGGAGCCCGATCACTCGCGGACCCAGCGCTGTTCAATATCGCGATCCTGGACTACCTGCTGGGAACAAATAGCGCGGACGCGGACATTATGATCACGGCTCTGGCACGCTTCGACGCCGACAGCACGCGATTCCTGGAGAGCTACCTGAGCAGCGGTGCATCGCGCGAGGCTCTGGTGAACGAACTCACGGCACGGAGTCCACGCGTGCTCAACTACTTAGTCGCGGACGTCGACCTGGACGACGAGACGAGGATCGCGCTCGTCAGCGCCTGCCTTGAGAGCTTGGCGACAAAGCCGAAGCAGACCGTGACAGAGAAGGCGAAGGCCTTCCTCGCTGCGAACTACGCGCAGCTGCCCGCAATCGCGAGCACTCCGTTGCCTGCTGCGCGAGCCGAACGCATCGCACTCCTGTTCAAGGATGCCGGGCTGTCGCTGCCCGATCTGTCGCGAACCAGCGACGTCCTGCGGCCGGCGTTCGTGAAGCTCGGCCTCTATGAGATGAGTCTGTCGAACCTCCAGGCGGCGGTCGGCGACGAGGCCGGCCTTGGCCTCGACCAGCTCAGGGCTACTCACCGTGTAGACGTCTACGCCAAGGCGCTTGCCGAGCTGCGAGGCTACCTCGACGCTGTCGACGGTCACGCCGCAACAAATCGTGCTGCCGAACGGTTCCATGTAGTTATCGGCGAGGTGCACGAAGCGGCGCCGGATCTCCTCGAGCGCTTCATTGAGGGGGTCTCGGACGAGAGTCGAATCGCGGACGTCGAGGATGTGCCAGAGGAGACCTGGGCCGTGCTCGCGGCGCACGACAAGTTCCCGGCCACGTTCTCGAACGTGACGCGATACATCGAGCGAATCGGCAGTGTGGACTTGAATCTCGCCGTGGTGCTCGCGTCGGCGGAGGAAATCACCGAGCACGAAGATGCGGACGAGGGCGCGAAGCGCAGCCTGGCTACCACCCTGATTTCGACCCCGTCGACCATAGGCGCCATTCTCCGTGCGAAGCTCGCCGAGAGCCTGAAGCTGAAGAAGTACATCGCGGCGAGTGAGCTGCCAGTTGAGTCGGGGGATCTGTACCCAGAGCTAATTGCTCGAGACGTGATATCGGGAACGGTCATGACTTATGAGCATCTCGCTTCGGCGGACTGGGCGACGCGAGAGCGCGTCATCGCCGTGTCGCCGAAGTTCGCCGAGTGGCTGACGCCGGAACTCGTCGGTGCCGACCTGGCAAAGTTGCTTGCAAGCGCTTCGGTGACGGACGAGGCGAAGCGGGTAATTATCGAGAACTCTGACGAGTACACGTCAGCCGGTGGGGCAGCTGGCCTTGTCGAAATCGGGAAGGCTGCACGAAGGCTCGGAATCGTATTGAGCTTCTCGGTCGTTGAACAGATGGCGAATCACCGGATCGGAAAGAGCGAGGTACTACATCACCTCGTGCCGTATCTAAACTCGACATCAGACGCGGAGCTCTTCGGCGTTCTGAACTCCCTTGGTGGTGACTACGGTCAGCTGACGCGATTCGGCCGCGACAAGCCGAGGGTGCCGAACACTGCCGACAACCTCAGGCTGCTCGAGTCCCTGAAGCAGCGGGGCATCGTTACGAAAGTTGAGGATGATCGCAATCCGATGAAGGTGCACAAGCGATACGGCAGCTGA
- a CDS encoding nuclear transport factor 2 family protein, with translation MTVNVLPEAVDKFVTTTNAHDADALFAVFAPGASVVDDGTTYATEAEVREWIKVHQIDPKIVITPTSFEGDRLVASVDGDFPGGPLQFAFTFTTRDDAITALSIELA, from the coding sequence ATGACTGTCAATGTTTTGCCCGAGGCCGTCGATAAGTTCGTCACGACGACGAACGCCCACGACGCGGACGCCCTGTTCGCCGTCTTCGCTCCCGGAGCTTCTGTCGTCGACGACGGCACCACCTACGCGACCGAGGCCGAAGTGCGCGAGTGGATCAAGGTGCACCAGATCGACCCGAAGATCGTCATCACGCCGACCTCTTTCGAGGGCGACCGCCTCGTGGCATCCGTCGACGGCGACTTCCCCGGCGGACCCCTGCAGTTCGCCTTCACCTTCACCACGCGCGACGATGCCATCACCGCGCTGTCGATCGAACTGGCCTGA
- a CDS encoding MarR family winged helix-turn-helix transcriptional regulator codes for MHEGSGAEGGPSLAAGDFPYRSRLLANLSALILLWDSPTLQGQILAKSGESLDQPSHQTLRHLLAWGAMRPTALAEVLGTGPSYVSKIVRRLENDGLVVRSADPRDRRATLIKLTDAGESAARGVYALGDRMIAEVLDGWSASDVRRYTDLTERFVADAITAAARMRERGLRPETS; via the coding sequence ATGCACGAAGGTTCAGGCGCAGAGGGCGGGCCGTCGCTGGCCGCGGGAGACTTCCCCTATCGGTCGCGACTGCTCGCCAATCTGAGCGCTTTGATCCTGCTCTGGGATTCGCCCACCTTGCAGGGCCAGATCCTCGCGAAAAGCGGTGAGTCGCTCGATCAGCCCTCGCACCAGACCCTGCGGCACTTGCTGGCGTGGGGTGCGATGCGGCCGACCGCTCTCGCCGAAGTGCTCGGCACCGGGCCTTCCTACGTGAGCAAGATCGTGCGCCGGCTCGAGAACGACGGGCTGGTGGTGCGGTCGGCGGATCCGCGGGATCGTCGCGCCACGCTCATCAAGCTGACGGACGCGGGGGAGTCCGCTGCTCGCGGCGTCTACGCGCTCGGGGATCGGATGATCGCCGAGGTGCTCGACGGCTGGTCCGCCTCCGATGTGCGCCGCTACACCGACCTGACGGAACGCTTCGTCGCCGACGCGATCACCGCCGCAGCGCGGATGCGCGAGCGGGGGCTCCGGCCGGAAACCTCCTGA
- a CDS encoding glycoside hydrolase family 76 protein has protein sequence MRSHLVRRPRRVAMAALAVGAATAVLAGTAAPPMADAASASASSPWADRAIFTYDAMQDHLYLGAAGHQLYRLNTAGEGNPYSYLWEYREATQATADLHGVRGIGPAYANVARQRIANLDLYFNVREGGRAGYESYVPAPLGTGGDVYYDDNAIVGLTNVRQFRITGDATYLDKARQAFDIVSRGWNTDPNLTCPGGMDWIDRADNADRGANITGLTAQLAAHLYEQTSEQSYLTWSKRLYNWNNRCLKTSPGLYANSINDAGEINPTLWTYNSGAMIATATILYRATDDPAYLRQAKAAARGSLQYWTAENRLQQQPAIFNAFYFRDLLLLDSVSHDPSYRAAIEQYAESTWNANRDPATGLFHFQPSGGGDYNPSRPAATLDNAGMVQIFTFLAWDPQDLSNIS, from the coding sequence ATGAGGTCACATCTCGTACGCAGACCCCGGCGCGTCGCCATGGCGGCGCTCGCCGTCGGCGCGGCGACCGCCGTGCTCGCCGGCACCGCCGCTCCACCGATGGCGGATGCCGCCTCCGCCTCCGCGAGCAGCCCGTGGGCCGATCGGGCGATCTTCACCTACGACGCCATGCAGGACCATCTGTATCTCGGCGCGGCCGGCCACCAGCTGTACCGACTCAACACCGCCGGCGAGGGCAATCCGTACTCGTATCTCTGGGAGTACCGCGAGGCGACGCAGGCCACCGCCGACCTGCACGGGGTGCGCGGCATCGGCCCGGCCTACGCGAATGTCGCCCGGCAGCGCATCGCGAACCTCGACCTGTACTTCAACGTGCGGGAGGGCGGCCGCGCGGGCTACGAGTCCTACGTGCCCGCGCCGCTCGGAACCGGTGGCGACGTCTACTACGACGACAACGCGATCGTCGGCCTGACGAACGTGCGCCAGTTCCGCATCACCGGCGACGCGACCTACCTCGACAAGGCGCGCCAGGCCTTCGACATCGTCTCCCGCGGCTGGAACACCGACCCGAATCTCACCTGCCCCGGCGGGATGGACTGGATCGACCGTGCCGACAACGCAGACCGCGGTGCGAACATCACCGGGTTGACGGCCCAGCTCGCCGCGCACCTCTACGAGCAGACGAGCGAGCAGTCGTATCTCACGTGGAGTAAGAGGCTCTACAACTGGAACAACCGGTGCCTGAAGACCTCGCCCGGCCTGTACGCGAACAGCATCAACGACGCCGGCGAGATCAACCCGACGCTCTGGACCTACAACTCGGGCGCGATGATCGCGACGGCGACGATCCTGTACCGCGCCACCGACGACCCGGCGTACCTGCGCCAGGCGAAGGCCGCGGCACGGGGATCGCTGCAGTACTGGACGGCGGAGAACCGTCTGCAGCAGCAGCCGGCGATCTTCAACGCGTTCTACTTCCGTGATCTGCTGCTGCTCGACTCGGTCAGCCACGACCCGTCGTACCGCGCCGCCATCGAGCAGTACGCAGAATCCACCTGGAACGCGAACCGCGATCCGGCCACCGGCCTGTTCCACTTCCAGCCCTCGGGTGGAGGCGACTACAACCCCTCGCGACCCGCAGCCACGCTCGACAACGCGGGCATGGTGCAGATCTTTACGTTCCTGGCCTGGGATCCGCAGGATCTGTCGAACATCAGCTGA